In Lycium barbarum isolate Lr01 chromosome 9, ASM1917538v2, whole genome shotgun sequence, the DNA window AGAGTTAAAATTTGCAAACTCTCTGAACTCTGggtctgcataccatcaatgtgCATTGACGGTCCGTCAACAATGTCGACGGTCCCGTCAATTTGCACTGAGGTAATCTTTTGCCAGATTCTTGAGTTCCAATTTCTGCACACTCAACACCCGTCAAATAGCCCAGATACACTGCTGAAAACAAAATAACAAACCAAGAAAATATAGAAAtctaaacttgggttgcctcccaagaagcgcttgatttaacgtcgcagcacgacggcGGTACCGTTTTATTCTGGATCAGGATCCATTCCCAGATACTTCAATTAGTATGCATCAACAATTTTATCCCCGTCAATGCAATCATGGTAGTGCTTTATCCTCTGttcgttcaccttaaatgtctgagTTCCATCTCCGGACGTCAATTCAATCGCCTCATGGGGTGAAACACTTACCACCTCAAAAGGACAGGACCACTTTGATTTCAACTTGCCCAGTAGCAGCTTTAATCTGGAATTATACAGAAGGACAAGATCACCATTATAGAATTCTCGTTTCAAGATCTTCTTGTCATGATAGTGTTTCATCCTCTCCTTGTATAATGATGCACTCTCGTAGGCTTAGTACCATAATTTATCCATCTCATGGAGTTGAAACAACTGAGGATTAGTTGTTTTATCCCAATCCATAATCAACTTCTTCAAGGCCCATATGgtcttatgctcaagctcaactgGTAGATGACAAGTTTTAACAAAAATCAGTCTCAAAGGAGAAGTCCTAATCAGAGTTTTGTAGGCAGTCCGATAGGCCCAAAGAGCACCATCAAGCTTCCAAGCCCAATCGGTCCTATTTGCATTGACAGTCTTGGccaaaatactctttatctctcgattggagacttcaacctgtccacttgtaTGAGGATGATAAGGGGTTGCCACCTTATGTTTCACACCAAACTTCTCCATCAATCTCGCGAAGGCTTTGTTGCAAAAGTGAGATCCACCATAAGTGATGATTGCCCTCGGAGTACCTAAGCGAGTAAATATGTTTTTCTATCAAGAACCCCATGAAACTATTgacttcattgttgggtaaagCCACAGCTTCTACCCACTTagacacataatccacaacaaccaagatatttttcatgccacaagagctcacaaagggccccataaaatcgaTTCCCTAAACATCGAACACCTCTAATTCCATCACATAGTTCATAGGCATCTCCTtcctcctaccaatattcccttgtctttggcactgatcacaagacCTTAACAAAAAAATTTGCATCATAAAAGAGAGTAGGCCAGtaataaccacattcgagaaccttAGCAGCAGTCTAAGTACCACTacgatgacccccaacaggagagtcgtGGCATGCCTTCAGCATCTTCATTACCTCACACTTGGGAACACAACTCCGAATGATGCTATCAGCACATGTTCTGAACAAATATGGCTCGTCCCAGTAATACATACGAGAATCCCCCAGAAACTTCTTCTAGTATGACTTTATATCATCAGGAACAATGCCCATCACCAAAAAGTTAGCgatgtcggcataccatggtgctaccTCAGCTGATACTGCTAAAGCCCGCTCATCGAGGATAACATCATCAATATCTAGCTCATCTGAAGGTCTCCcggcttcttcaagccgagagaaatggtcagcaacctgattttTAGTTCCCTTGAGGTCTTTTACCTCGAAATCAAACGCTTGTAACAACAGAACCCATCGAATCAATCGCAGCTTGGCTTTATTCTTTGCCATCAGATACCTCAATGCAGCATTATAAGTGTACACCACAATTTTGGATCCCAATAGACAGGCCCAAAATTTCTGAAAAGCAAACACTGTCACAAGCAGCTCTTGCTTAGTTACTGTATAATTCATCTGAGCCGTATTCAATGTTTTATTGGTGTAGTAGATAGGCTGCATGATTTTATTATGCCTCTGGCCAAGCATAGCACCAATAGAAAAATCGctcgcatcacacatcaacttGAACGATAGAGACCAGTCAGGAGAAATAATAATAAGAGTTGTGGTCAAACGCTCCTTCAATTCATCGAATGCCTTTCGTCACTTCTCGTTAAACTagaacttagcctttttttcaagaagcttttCTCATCAAACTagaacttagcctctttttcaagaagcttacacaacGGATTAGAAATTTTGGAGAAATATTCGATGAAACGTCTATAGAAACCAACATGTCGCTAGAAACTCCAGACACCCttaactgagataggtggaggaagctttGAAATCATATCAATCTTCTCCTGATCAACCTCAATCCTCTTTTCAGAGATTTTTTCCCGAGAACGATCCTTTCTTTCACCATGAAGTGGCACTTCCCCAATTCAGCACTAGATTAGTCTCCTCACAGCGTTTAAGCACTCGATCCAGTTGGTCAAgacagtcatcaaaagaatcaccaaccacagagaaatcatccataaagaCCTTAAGAAAGTCTTCCACCATATCAGAAAATATCTACATCATGCACCGCTGAAAGGTAGCCGGTGCAATGTAAAGACCGAAGGGCATCCTGCTGAAAGCGAATATCACATAAGTACAAGTAAATGTCATATTCTCCTGTTCCTCAAGGGCGATGTTAATCTAATTTTAGCCAGAATACCCATctaggaagcaatagtaagaccgccccgctagccgatcaagcatctgatcaataaaaTGCATAGGGAAATGATCCTTGCAAGTAGCATTGTTAAGCTtacgatagtccatgcaaactctccaacctGTCACAGTCCTCATCAGAATCggctcattctttgcattgggcACCCCTGTGATGCCGCCCTTTTTCGGAACATATTGAACCAGGCTTACCCATTTACTGTCCGCAATAGATTAAACTAGTCCaacatctaaccacttgatgattTATTTCTT includes these proteins:
- the LOC132612012 gene encoding uncharacterized protein LOC132612012 encodes the protein MEKFGVKHKVATPYHPHTSGQVEVSNREIKSILAKTVNANRTDWAWKLDGALWAYRTAYKTLIRTSPLRLIFVKTCHLPVELEHKTIWALKKLIMDWDKTTNPQLKLLLGKLKSKWSCPFEVVSVSPHEAIELTSGDGTQTFKVNEQRIKHYHDCIDGDKIVDAY